In Cutaneotrichosporon cavernicola HIS019 DNA, chromosome: 1, one DNA window encodes the following:
- the SEC10 gene encoding uncharacterized protein (Exocyst complex component Sec10) gives MSSPAPDTPPPRRPQRSVRLPPSRSENGTLQTPLRRDPAIAKALQLSTFEQDAYSTEEFVSTLSEKLIAESKASTGPFDPVPFMQAFSPALDSLLALRSQVSERTKKMESDVRRANREYGKRLRELDSGFEAVGGSFSHLESKMSDVGRTATRVGEQLEGLHQTRSTAQAVSLLLSYYLSLVHQTGTTDDSTSPLEQLYAEKGTREGRIRLALVLRRLMAVAKDVADSASTAVSDAEVAAAKDGHMTIGDGSSPAHRNVLHRRSEKERADRVSSEVEKYCEKFEREMLKLFDRAYRKGDPRMMAHCARVLQDFNGGMSCVQVYVNQHDFFIKRELMLEEAGASNGTDFWRSIGDPDTLPPDSEPGLTVMFKSIRDTVSQEAQIVKAVFPNPSAVLQVFLQRTFAQVIQHHIETLVNRASGITTLAFLRVLHLTHAMCVSLVEDLKGYDGVLGVGPAKLTDAGTGPLAAMLEQALDEIYVPWLEGSRYLDSESKNLVELYGGLLSRFTRYHETVLKAKPNSLLDRVVGQVPTVQATAAISKYANLFTNTITSSATSAFSSDKTKAPGPEKPARSGSHRSVQGLQGLATPRPSLSRHDSLRSSTESPVERVDPADGVLAVPMAERMLRWHAEAIGRVVELSPSAEVAKNVMALSKVLSEAFGRSFTETALESRVAKLEQDDPRAEPDLGMLTVLKNANLVCQLWQRYSSTALVPLTSSAPVVRREMTTFNQHNVVLLEGKINTLVQKAVDVIVSWLAQLLLKQRKNDYKPKNDDLSFARTNTEPCDLICDFLGNLQAASTALSGKNREAFLLEVGVAFHSLLLDHYKKFPVNPTGGLMLTKDLASYQEAIAAYNIPALNDRFDMLRQLGNSFIVQPDVLRSYMTESHLGRIDARLLRPYLQQRSDWSSFSARLVFDDAPEDSPTPSGTSTPMAGSVGANARRAGHRLSAMSGVAGAGMAAGYARLREALREFENLTDDKKSVTGSSMPSGAPPSAFTRTNSGASVANAPTRRAYVPAFQYMPHH, from the exons ATGTCCTCCCCGGCGCCAGATacaccgccgccacggcGTCCGCAGCGGAGCGTGCGCCTCCCACCATCGCGGTCAGAGAATGGCACGCTGCAGACTCCCCTGCGCCGCGACCCAGCCATTGCTAAGGCACTCCAACTCTCGACATTTGAGCAGGACGCGTACTCTACTGAGGAATTCGTGTCGACGCTCAGCGAGAAGCTGATTGCCGAGAGCAAGGCCAGCACCGGGC CCTTCGACCCTGTCCCCTTCATGCAGGCGTTCTCGCCTGCGCTAGACTCGCTCCTTGCTCTTCGATCACAGGTCTCCGAACGCAcgaagaagatggagagcgACGTGCGCCGCGCGAATCGCGAGTATGGGAagcgcctgcgcgagcttgacAGCGGCTTTGAAGCTGTCGGCGGGTCGTTCTCCCACCTCGAGAGCAAGATGAGCGACGTGGGCCGCACAGCAACACGTGTGGGTGAACAGCTTGAGGGCCTGCATCAGACGCGTTCGACTGCGCAGGCCgtctctctcctcctctcgtACTACCTCTCGTTGGTGCACCAGACTGGCACCACGGATGACTCTACATCGCCCCTCGAGCAGCTGTACGCGGAGAAGGGAACTCGCGAGGGACGTATCCGCTTGGCACTGGTGCTGCGGCGGTTGATGGCCGTGGCAAAAGACGTGGCAGATAGCGCGTCAACGGCGGTCTCGGATGCGGAGGTCGCCGCTGCGAAGGATGGACACATGACGATTGGCGATGGCTCGTCACCAGCTCACCGCAACGTGCTTCACCGCAGATCCGAGAAGGAAAGAGCAGACCGCGTTAGCTCCGAAGTCGAGAAGTACTGCGAGAAGTttgagcgcgagatgcTCAAGCTGTTTGACCGCGCGTACCGCAAGGGTGACCCGAGAATGATGGCGCactgcgcgcgcgtgctGCAAGACTTCAACGGCGGCATGTCCTGCGTGCAGGTGTACGTTAATCAGCACGACTTCTTTATCAAGAGGGAGTTGATGCTGGAAGAAGCTGGCGCAAGCAACGGTACCGACTTCTGGCGCTCCATCGGCGATCCAGATACGTTGCCGCCAGACAGTGAGCCGGGTCTCACTGTTATGTTCAAGTCGATCCGTGACACCGTTAGCCAAGAAGCGCAGATCGTCAAGGCCGTGTTCCCGAACCCCAGCGCCGTGTTACAGGTGTTCCTACAGCGGACTTTTGCGCAGGTCATCCAGCATCATATCGAGACGTTAGTCAACCGCGCATCGGGGATCACGACGCTCGCGTTCCTCCGTGTGCTCCACTTAACGCACGCGATGTGCGTGTCATTGGTCGAGGATCTCAAGGGGTATGATGGCGTTCTAGGTGTCGGCCCAGCCAAGCTCACAGACGCTGGGACTGGGCCGCTTGCGGCGATGCTCGAACAGGCTCTCGACGAGATTTACGTGCCCTGGCTCGAAGGATCTCGCTACCTCGACAGCGAGAGCAAGAACCTCGTCGAGTTGTACGGGggcctcctctcccgctTCACGCGGTACCATGAGACGGTGCTCAAAGCGAAGCCCAactcgctcctcgaccgcgtcgtcggacAGGTCCCCACCGTCCAGGCGACAGCGGCAATCTCAAAATATGCCAACTTGTTCACGAACACTATcacgtcgagcgcgacgtcggcgttcTCGTCTGACAAGACGAAGGCTCCAGGCCCGGAGAAACCCGCACGTTCCGGCTCTCATCGTAGTGTGCAGGGGCTACAAGGGCTCGCGACGCCGCGTCCGAGTCTATCGCGGCACGATAGCCTGCGGAGCAGCACCGAGAGCCCCgtggagcgcgtcgacccGGCAGACGGTGTTCTCGCCGTCCCGATGGCGGAGCGCATGCTGCGGTGGCATGCCGAGGCGATTGGCCGCGTTGTCGAACTCTCGCCGTCTGCAGAGGTAGCGAAGAACGTCATGGCGTTAAGTAAAGTGCTCTCCGAGGCTTTTGGACGCAGCTTCACCGAGACAGCGCTGGAAAgccgcgtcgccaagctcgagcaggATGAcccgcgcgccgagccggATCTCGGCATGCTGACCGTACTTAAGAACGCCAACCTCGTGTGCCAGCTTTGGCAGCGGTACAGCTCAACCGCGCTCGTTCCCCTCACGAGCTCTGCTCCAGTCGTGCGCCGTGAGATGACGACGTTCAACCAGCACAACGTCGTGCTCCTTGAAGGCAAGATCAACACGCTGGTGCAGAAGGCGGTGGACGTCATCGTCTCGTGgctcgcgcagctgctcCTCAAGCAGCGCAAGAACGATTACAAGCCCAAGAACGACGACCTGAGCTTTGCGCGCACCAACACTGAGCCATGCGATCTCATCTGCGACTTCCTCGGCAACTTACAAGCAGCGTCAACTGCGCTGTCTGGCAAGAATAGGGAGgcgttcctcctcgaggtcggcgtcgcctTCCACTCGCTACTTCTAGACCACTACAAGAAGTTCCCAGTGAACCCGACCGGCGGGTTGATGCTCACAAAGGACCTTGCTTCCTACCAGGAAGCGATCGCAGCGTACAATATACCAGCCCTGAACGACCGGTTCGACATGTTGCGCCAGCTGGGCAATTCGTTCATCGTGCAGCCCGACGTGTTGCGGAGCTACATGACGGAGTCGCATCTCGGGCGTATTGAcgctcgcctcctccgccctTATCTCCAGCAGCGGAGCGACTGGTCGTCCTTCTCTGCTCGCCTGGTGTTCGACGACGCTCCAGAGGACTCCCCCACGCCAAGTggcacctccaccccaaTGGCGGGGAGTGTGGGAGCCAACGCCCGGCGCGCAGGCCACAGATTGAGCGCTATGAGCGGTGTGGCAGGCGCGGGAATGGCCGCGGGGTACGCGCGCTTACGTGAGGCGCTGCGCGAGTTCGAGAACCTCACGGACGACAAGAAGAGCGTCACGGGTAGCTCGATGCCGTCGGGTGCGCCCCCAAGCGCGTTCACCCGCACCAacagcggcgcgagcgtTGCAAATGCGCCCACGCGCCGCGCTTACGTCCCTGCCTTCCAGTACATGCCCCACCACTAG
- the LCL2 gene encoding uncharacterized protein (component of the endoplasmic reticulum- associated degradation (ERAD) pathway), producing the protein MLHRVVLLAALLPFALAFGNFFNFPFGQQQQQQQQQQQQQRPRREYPGWDLLHDVHCRAGYVCTGSLVCVPTPADCPCPYPEDTKCVVPDNRERDEGEGPPFVCVRGDCDDVVRFSRAI; encoded by the exons ATGCTGCACCGCGTCGTGcttctcgccgccctcctccccttcgcGTTGGCGTTCGGAAACTTCTTCAACTTCCCCTtcggccagcagcagcagcagcagcagcagcaacaacagcagcagcgacctcgtcgcgagTACCCTGGCTGGGACCTGTTGCATGACG TGCACTGCCGCGCAGGTTACGTATGTACCGGTAGCCTCGTTTGCGTGCCCACACCAGCTGACTGCCCATGCCCTTACCC CGAGGACACCAAGTGCGTGGTCCCCGATAACAGGGAACGCGACGAGGGAGAAGGTCCACCGTTCGTGTGCGTCCGCGGGGATTGCGACGACGTTGTCCGCTTTTCGCGTGCGATATAA
- the cnxF gene encoding uncharacterized protein (Plays a central role in 2-thiolation of mcm(5)S(2)U at tRNA wobble positions of cytosolic tRNA(Lys), tRNA(Glu) and tRNA(Gln). Acts by mediating the C-terminal thiocarboxylation of sulfur carrier URM1. Its N-terminus first activates URM1 as acyl- adenylate (-COAMP), then the persulfide sulfur on the catalytic cysteine is transferred to URM1 to form thiocarboxylation (-COSH) of its C-terminus. The reaction probably involves hydrogen sulfide that is generated from the persulfide intermediate and that acts as nucleophile towards URM1. Subsequently, a transient disulfide bond is formed. Does not use thiosulfate as sulfur donor), which produces MAQQDEHEWPLSLDEYARYGRQMIMPEWGLDGQLAVRKARVAVVGAGGLGCPALQYIIGAGVGEVTIIDHDTVSASNLHRQVLHTTERVGMNKTLSACIALKAINPHPTLNPVTEPLTPANALTILRDHDLVLDCTDRPYTRYLINDACVRLSLPLVSGAALGAAGQWAVYGGSYDDTKRACYRCLWPKPGPSGRCDEAGVWGPVTGMVGSGMAAEALRLLASGGGGKGSLHILHLGGSPMVRTVGMRPRSAKCVACGPNATVTDDLDSHDYVALCGETPAVPEVPDRMSVGDLRAVVGSPEVVVIDTRPPHEYGICSLPHTMNIPLASILASRADVPPGRAIFLCRRGNDSQVAAAAFRQSGREATDVRGGLVAWSHEIDPHFPLY; this is translated from the exons ATGGCACAGCAAGACGAGCATGAGTGGCCTCTGAGCCTCGACGAGTATGCGCGATACGGGAGGCAGATGATAATGCCCGAGTGGGGGTTGGACG gccAGCTGGCGGTGAGGAAGGCACGTGTGGCCGTCGTTGGCGCCGGTGGACTGGGATGTCCAGCTCTTCAGTATATTATAGGCGCAGGAGTTG GCGAGGTTACCATCATCGACCATGACACTGTCTCGGCATCCAACCTACACAGGCAAGTGCTGCACACCACCGAGCGTGTGGGGATGAATAAAACGCTGTCAGCGTGCATAGCCCTGAAGGC CATCAACCCGCATCCGACGCTCAACCCAGTCACGGAACCCCTCACCCCCGCCAACGCCCTGACCATTCTTCGGGACCACGACCTGGTCCTAGACTGCACGGATCGCCCGTACACTCGCTACCTAATCAACGACGCGTGTGTCCGCCTCTCGCTTCCGCTCGTGAGCGGGGCTGCCCTCGGTGCCGCAGGGCAGTGGGCAGTTTACGGCGGGTCATATGATGACACCAAGCGCGCTTGCTACCGGTGTCTGTGGCCGAAGCCGGGACCTAGTGGCAGGTGCGACGAGGCAGGGGTCTGGGGTCCAGTGACCGGCATGGTCGGGAGCGGGAtggctgccgaggccctGCGGCTACTCGCCAGCGGTGGCGGAGGCAAGGGGTCGTTGCACATCCTCCATCTGGGAGGAAGTCCGATGGTGCGGACAGTCGGTATGCGTCCACGCAGTGCCAAGTGCGTGGCGTGCGGACCAAACGCTACGGTTACAGATGACCTTGACAGCCACGATTATGTTGCCCTTTGCGGAGAGACTCCAGCTGTCCCAGAGGTTCCTGACAGGATGAGCGTTGGG gacCTTCGTGCAGTTGTTGGCTCCCCAGAGGTGGTCGTAATCGACACAAGGCCACCACACGAGTACGGCATCTGCAGCCTCCCCCACACCATGA acaTTCCCCTCGCCTCCATCCTTGCCTCACGCGCGGATGTACCCCCAGGTCGCGCGATCTTCCTCTGTCGGCGGGGGAACGACTCACAGGTTGCAGCTGCTGCCTTCAGGCAGTCGGGTCGCGAGGCGACAGACGTGCGTGGCGGCTTGGTTGCCTGGAGCCACGAGATCGACCCACACTTCCCATTGTACTAG
- the CWC2 gene encoding uncharacterized protein (Nuclear mRNA splicing), whose translation MSDVQKRKLRPARKQVKVGDVDLTEKVQPGKEYNFWYNKWAGGDKEDALANQTLSQTRCVITRDEGYTRADTTGNRFCCVYFARGCCPYGAECSYLHRLPAANQVIEHSRDCFGREKHAEYRDDMGGVGSFNRTNRTLYVGKIHESPDRDQGKETLLRHFGEWGKIERWNILHNRGIAFVTYKYEANAQFAKEAMQHQSMDMDEILNVRWATEDPNPGEKNLEDKRIAIEGKKVIAAKLDPQLVEASQSLRALEEGNEADYYPIEAPEEPYDVDERPAKRARADEPQGGILGGDALENIKFYAEMARKNAVEERSRKVPVKATGVALLGGYSSGDESD comes from the exons atgtccgacgTACAAAAACGCAAGCTCCGTCCAGCGAGGAAGCAGGTCAAAGTCGGTGACGTCGACCTTACGGAGAAGGTCCAGCCAGGGAAGGAGTACA actTCTGGTACAACAAATGGGCAGGCGGTgacaaggaggacgcgTTGGCCAA ccAAACTCTTTCGCAGACGCGCTGTGTGATCACGCGCGATGAAGGATACACGCGCGCGGACACGACTGGCAACCGCTTCTGCTGCGTGTACTTTGCGCGCGGGTGCTGCCCATACGGAGCCGAATGCAGTTACCTACACCGCCTCCCTGCAGCGAACCAGGTCATCGAGCACTCGCGAGACTGCTTTGGGCGCGAGAAGCACGCCGAGTACCGCGACGACATGGGAGGCGTGGGGAGCTTCAACCGCACCAACCGAACGCTGTATGTGGGCAAGATCCACGAGAGTCCCGACCGCGACCAGGGCAAGGAGACGCTGTTGCGACACTTTGGCGAGTGGGGCAAGATCGAGCGGT ggaACATCTTGCACAACCGCGGGATCGCGTTCGTGACGTACAAGTACGAGGCCAACGCGCAGTttgccaaggaggcgaTGCAGCACCAGAgcatggacatggacgagatCCTCAACGTGCGATGGGCGACGGAGGACCCGAACCCCGGCGAGAAGAATCTCGAGGACAAGCGGATAGCCATCGAGGGCAAGAAAGTCAttgccgccaagctcgatCCACAGCTTGTGGAAGCCAGTCAAAGCCTTCGCGCGCTGGAAGAGGGCAACGAGGCTGATTACTACCCGATCGAGGCACCTGAGGAGCCATATGATGTTGACGAGCGGCCGGCGaagcgcgcacgcgcagaCGAGCCACAAGGCGGGATTCTGGGAGGCGACGCACTCGAGAACATCAAGTTCTACGCTGAGATGGCGCGCAAGAATGCtgtcgaggagaggagTCGCAAGGTGCCGGTCAAGGCGACAGGCGTGGCGTTGCTCGGTGGGTACAGCAGCGGTGACGAGAGCGACTAG
- the DIS3 gene encoding uncharacterized protein (Rrp44-like cold shock domain), translating to MAATMAQSAPNERPKITILKRQLEDASVSQNKFLKKTARGKVLQFLREKYVRDDIPCGFEACHICSEFPGFRPVLPQRGYTKHSKFTYPSGHWLVVDTNIVLHQMDLLTALPAQLPLIVPSTTIREVRHRSLPLHNRLQQLVQDEDRCVWVWWNEECRETATAAVEVEDEVVNDRNDRAIRETLRFYPEHIEKSVAAAPQLILLTDDKRNRELAAQEGLVAVSTRDYVDGLQGDVRDRLVDLVAGGVDDLEPGERRSRRVYDDYLPQDTLTAGVKSGRYVQGYFNANQYNYLEGTVRVMGMTKPVLLVGRKAMNRSVDGDQVIVELLPKSEWKAPGDEVLDQDVALKHDDAEGDEGSGEKEESKETMDVDEITKKAPKEILPTGRVVGIAKRNWRPYVCHIDRSSLSEAALTSLSQQTVFASPLSRALPRIRLRTRQAPALIDQKILVSIDNWTINSRYPDGHFVRALGKVESKEAEQESLLLEYEVPYRPFGKAILNCLPKEGDSWKVPPKSEDSFEWRDREDLRDLIVCSIDPPGCQDIDDALHARKLPNGNIEAGVHIADVGHFVLSDNPMDSEAASRGTTVYLVDKRIDMLPELLGTNLCSLRPFVERLAFSVIWELTPAGDIVDVRFAKSVIASKEAFTYAAAQQRKDDKSLNDPLTVAIRLLNSLAINLKAKRVAAGALSLSSPELKIHLNSSETTGPIDVEQKEQLETNSLVEEFMLLANISVARKIQDAYPATAVLRRHPPPPKTNFEALQDILQKRKGMTLDVSSSKALADSLDLCVDPNLPEFNTLVRIMATRCMLSAEYFGSGSVSKESYGHYGLASDIYTHFTSPIRRYADVLAHRQLAAAINYTPLHPSLQSKQHVERLLNVVNKRHRLAQMASRASVEFYVGLALKGRTEGSGVTSVREEAFVIRTFRNGLAVFVSNLGLEGLITFAKDTHEFDPENYLMHVPKPNGGTATIGVFDRVTVDISIEKDANTQRGKVKMTLVNPVSSEGL from the exons ATGGCAGCGACAATGGCACAAAGCGCCCCGAATGAGAGGCCCAAGATTACTATTCTTAAGCGGCAGCTTGAGGATGCGTCTGTCTCGCAGAACAAGTTCCTCAAGAAGACCGCACGCGGCAAGGTCCTCCAGT tccTGCGCGAGAAGTATGTGCGCGACGACATTCCTTGTGGCTTCGAGGCGTGCCATATCTGCTCCGAGTTCCCCGGATTCCGGCCCGTTCTCCCGCAGCGCGGGTACACCAAGCACTCCAAGTTCACGTACCCCTCCGGGCACTGGCTCGTGGTCGACACGAATATCGTGCTCCACCAG ATGGACCTCCTGACGGCGCTTCCCGCGCAGCTCCCGCTTATCGTTCCCTCCACGACAATACGGGAGGTGCGCCATCGCTCACTGCCCCTGCACAACCGCCTGCAGCAGCTCGTGCAGGACGAGGACCGCTGCGTGTGGGTCTGGTGGAACGAGGAGTGCCGGGAGACCGCAACGGCcgctgtcgaggtcgaggacgaggtcgtcaacgACCGCAATGACCGAG cgatCCGCGAGACACTGCGCTTCTACCCTGAGCACATTGAGAAGTCAGTCGCCGCTGCACCGCAGCTCATCCTGCTCACGGACGACAAGCGGAACCGCGAGCTCGCAGCGCAGGAGGGCTTGGTGGCTGTCAGCACACGTGACTACGTCGATGGGCTGCAGGGTGACGTTcgcgaccgcctcgtcgacctcgttgCGGGTGGCGTGGACGACCTTGAGCCTGGAGAgcgcaggagcaggagagTGTACGATGAC TACCTTCCCCAAGATACGTTGACTGCTGGAGTCAAGAGTGGGCGGTACGTCCAGGGGTACTTCAACGCCAACCAGTACAACTATCTGGAG GGTACGGTTCGCGTGATGGGCATGACCAAGCCGGTGTTGCTTGTGGGACGGAAGGCCATGAACCGCTCTGTGGACGGCGACCAGGTCATTGTCGAGCTACTGCCGAAGTCTGAGTGGAAGGCACCCGGAGATGAAGTTCTGGACCAGGATG tcgcgctcaagcacGATGATGcggagggtgacgagggcTCTGGGGAAAAGGAGGAGTCGAAGGAGAccatggacgtcgacgagatcacTAAGAAGGCGCCGAAGGAGATCCTGCCAACAggtcgcgtcgtcggcatcgcCAAGCGAAACTGGCGGCC ATATGTCTGCCACATCGACCGTTCTTCGCTGTCCGAAGCCGCCCTCACGTCGCTCTCGCAGCAGACCGTGTTTGCCTCGCCGTTGTCGCGAGCTTTGCCGCGTATCCGCTTACGCACGCGTCAGGCACCGGCACTCATCGACCAGAAGATCCTCGTCAGCATTGACAACTGGACAATCAACTCGCGCTACCCAGATGGTCACTTCGTCCGTGCGCTCGGCAAGGTTGAGagcaaggaggccgagcaggaatcgctcctcctcgagtACGAGGTACCGTACCGGCCGTTCGGCAAGGCTATCCTCAACTGCTTGCCgaaggagggcgacagCTGGAAGGTGCCACCCAAGTCGGAGGACTCGTTCGAGTGGCGTGATCGTGAGGACCTGCGAGACCTCATCGTGTGCAGTATCGACCCCCCAGGATGCCAGGacatcgacgacgcgctACACGCACGCAAGCTGCCCAACGGCAACATCGAGGCGGGTGTGCACAttgccgacgtcggccaCTTCGTGCTCTCGGACAACCCAATGGACTCGGAGGCCGCGTCGCGTGGCACGACCGtctacctcgtcgacaagcGTATCGACATGCTTCCCGAGCTGCTGGGCACCAACCTCTGCTCGTTGCGGCCCttcgtcgagcgcctcgcgtTCTCCGTTATTTGGGAGCTCACTCCTGCCGGGGACATCGTTGACGTGCGCTTCGCCAAATCGGTCATCGCGTCCAAGGAGGCTTTCACCTACGCCGCTGCCCAGCAgcgcaaggacgacaa GTCTCTAAACGACCCTCTCACCGTGGCGATTCGCCTCCTCAACTCGCTTGCAATCAACCTCAAAGCCAAGCGTGTCGCCGCTGGCGCGCTGTCACTGTCATCGCCCGAGCTCAAGATCCACCTGAACTCGTCTGAGACGACTGGCCCAATTGACGTCGAGCAGAAGGAGCAGCTTGAGACCAACTCACTCGTCGAGGAATTCATGCTTCTCGCCAATATCAGCGTTGCGCGCAAGATCCAGGACGCGTACCCTGCGACTGCCGTCCTCCG tcgccatccgccgcctccgaAGACTAACTtcgaggcgctgcaggACATCCTGCAGAAGCGCAAGGGTATGACCTTGGATGTGTCGAGCTCAAAGGCGCTTGCCGACTCCCTCGACCTCTGTGTC GACCCAAACTTGCCGGAGTTCAACACGTTGGTGCGCATCATGGCAACGCGCTGCATGCTCTCGGCCGAGTACTTTGGCTCCGGAAGCGTGTCCAAAGAGTCGTACGGGCACTACGGTCTCGCGAGTGACATCTACACGCACTTCACCTCCCCCATTCGTCGCTACGCCGACGTTCTTGCGCACCGCCAGCTTGCCGCCGCGATCAACTACACGCCGCTGCATCCGTCGCTCCAGTCGAAGCagcacgtcgagcgcctgctCAACGTTGTCAACAAGCGGCATCGTCTTGCGCAAatggcgtcgcgcgcatcCGTCGAGTTCTACGTAGGGTTAGCACTCAAGGGTCGGACCGAAGGCTCGGGAGTCACCTCTGTGCGTGAGGAGGCGTTCGTGATCCGCACGTTCCGCAACGGACTGGCTGTGTTCGTGTCCAACCTCGGTCTCGAGGGCCTCATCACCTTCGCCAAGGACACGCATGAGTTCGACCCCGAGAACTACCTCATGCACGTGCCGAAGCCGAACGGTGGGACAGCGACGATCGGCGTGTTCGACAGAGTCACTGTTGACATCTCgatcgagaaggacgcCAACACACAGcgcggcaaggtcaagatGACGCTCGTGAACCCGGTGAGCTCCGAAGGGCTGTAG
- the ALG2 gene encoding uncharacterized protein (Glycolipid mannosyltransferase), with the protein MANLASSKKLRIGFIHPDLGIGGAERLVVDAAVALQNLGHEVVMFTSRHDPERCFEETRNGTFPVHVLGSSLPRSLHPKLPMTIVFSILRSLLLTILLFLSQVIPPPAGFINPLAPLGKFDVFFVDQQSVCVPFLRMLTGTPVVFYCHFPDKLLSGGWEISVGDGPIDLLQRGAGRQSLLKRVYRWPIDRLEEYTTADVILANSKFSSRVYAAAFPSLAKNPPKVVYPCIDVDAYQSTKARKGKGRANATDGVALISSDRPTLVSFNRFEATKNVALAIESFAEIKRGGLVPMSVAQKLRLVVGGGYDDAQADNRDTLAVNQALCERLGLSYYVLKDTGSAPQPEDVDVLFILNFTTEQRSALLLSPHTFALLYTPTNEHFGIVPIEAMACGLPVLACNTGGPTETVIEGITGYLRPPMVEEWAPALAALINLSNEERARFAKNGKIRVREQFSSAPLGRELDTACRQAAGSPDPQTTIGDKFIRFGAIMIAISGGMLVIALVMGRE; encoded by the exons ATGGCCAACCTGGCGAGCTCCAAGAAGCTCCGCATCGGCTTTATCCACCCAGATCTGGGAATTG GCGGTGCGGAGCGTCTCGTCGTAGACGCGGCCGTGGCACTCCAGAACCTCGGCCACGAGGTCGTCATGTTCACCTCGCGACACGACCCAGAGCGGTGTTTCGAGGAGACACGTAACG GAACTTTCCCCGTGCATGTCCTCGGCTCGTCACTGCCGCGCAGCCTGCACCCCAAGCTGCCCATGACAATCGTGTTCTCCATCCtccgctccctcctcctgaCGATCCTTCTCTTCTTGTCGCAGGTTATTCCACCACCAGCAGGGTTTATTAACCCCCTCGCGCCACTGGGCAAATTCGACGTCTTCTTCGTCGACCAGCAGTCCGTCTGCGTGCCCTTCCTCCGCATGCTCACGGGGACGCCGGTCGTGTTCTACTGTCATTTCCCCGACAAGCTGCTCAGTGGCGGGTGGGAGATTAGTGTGGGAGACGGGCCGATTGACCTCTTGCAGCGGGGCGCGGGACGGCAGAGCCTCCTCAAGCGCGTGTATCGCTGGCCGAtcgaccgcctcgaggaaTACACTACTG CTGACGTTATCCTGGCCAACTCCAAATTCTCGTCTCGCGTGTATGCAGCCGCGTTCccctcgctcgccaagaACCCACCCAAGGTGGTGTATCCCTgcatcgacgtcgatgcGTACCAGAGCACCAAGGCgcgcaagggcaagggccgAGCGAATGCCACCGACGGAGTTGCTCTGATTTCCTC CGACCGACCTACGCTCGTCTCATTCAACCGCTTCGAGGCGACGAAGAACGTCGCACTCGCGATCGAGTCATTTGCAGAGAtcaagcgcggcggccttgtTCCGATGAGTGTTGCACAGAAGCTGCGCCTGGTCGTTGGTGGCGGGTACGACGACGCACAGGCGGACAACCGTGACACTTTGGCGGTGAACCAGGCGCTATGCGAACGGCTGGGCCTGAGTTACTACGTCCTCAAGGACACGGGCTCGGCGCCACAGCCagaggacgtcgacgttCTGTTCATCCTGAACTTCACCACCGAGCAGCGCTCTGCCCTGCTGCTATCGCCGCACACGTTCGCGCTGCTGTACACACCGACGAACGAGCACTTTGGCATCGTGCCGATCGAAGCAATGGCGTGCGGCCTCCCCGTGCTGGCGTGCAACACCGGCGGGCCAACAGAAACGGTCATCGAGGGTATCACGGGGTACCTCCGCCCACCAAtggtggaggagtgggcaCCGGCCCTCGCGGCACTGATTAACTTGTCAAACGAGGAGCGTGCGCGTTTCGCTAAGAACGGCAAGATACGTGTACGGGAGCAGTTCTCGAGTGCCCCCCTCGgacgcgagctcgacaccGCATGCCGCCAGGCCGCAGGGTCACCAGACCCACAGACGACTATTGGCGACAAGTTCATCCGCTTCGGCGCCATCATGATCGCCATCTCTGGCGGCATGCTCGTTATAGCGCTCGTCATGGGACGAGAGTAG